In Archangium violaceum, the following are encoded in one genomic region:
- a CDS encoding 3-hydroxyacyl-CoA dehydrogenase family protein: MATEHIIVVGAGQMGSGIAQVALQAGLRVTLVDVSKEGLAKGAERIKAGLKKLVEKGKLDEARLKAADTNLATATSATEVKDVDLAIEAVTENEDLKRRIFVELDGVVKPGGILATNTSSIPITRIAAATKRPENVIGMHFMNPVPLMQLVELIRGAATSDATYQTTRALAEKMGKTTVVSKDFPGFIVNRILIPMLNEACFALMEGLGTAEDIDTAMKLGTNQPMGPLQLADFIGLDTVLYIAEVLHKGLGDDKYRPSPLLRQYVDAGWYGKKSGRGFYKY, encoded by the coding sequence ATGGCAACGGAGCACATCATCGTCGTCGGCGCAGGGCAGATGGGGTCGGGCATCGCCCAGGTGGCGCTGCAGGCGGGCCTGCGGGTCACTCTGGTGGATGTCTCGAAGGAGGGGCTCGCCAAGGGCGCCGAGCGCATCAAGGCCGGTCTGAAGAAGCTGGTGGAGAAGGGCAAGCTGGACGAGGCCCGCCTGAAGGCCGCGGACACCAACCTGGCCACCGCCACCAGCGCCACCGAGGTGAAGGACGTCGACCTCGCCATCGAGGCCGTGACGGAGAACGAGGACCTCAAGCGCCGCATCTTCGTGGAGCTCGACGGCGTGGTGAAGCCGGGCGGCATCCTCGCCACCAACACCTCGTCCATCCCCATCACGCGGATCGCCGCGGCGACGAAGCGCCCCGAGAACGTGATCGGCATGCACTTCATGAACCCCGTGCCGCTGATGCAGCTGGTGGAGCTGATCCGCGGCGCGGCGACGTCGGACGCGACCTACCAGACGACTCGGGCGCTCGCGGAGAAGATGGGGAAGACCACGGTGGTGTCCAAGGACTTCCCGGGCTTCATCGTGAACCGCATCCTGATTCCGATGCTCAACGAGGCCTGCTTCGCGCTGATGGAGGGCCTGGGGACGGCGGAGGACATCGACACGGCGATGAAGCTGGGGACGAACCAGCCCATGGGCCCGCTGCAACTGGCGGACTTCATCGGCCTGGACACGGTGCTCTACATCGCCGAGGTGCTCCACAAGGGCCTGGGCGACGACAAGTACCGCCCGAGCCCGCTGCTGCGGCAGTACGTGGACGCCGGTTGGTACGGCAAGAAGAGTGGCCGCGGTTTCTACAAGTATTGA
- a CDS encoding enoyl-CoA hydratase/isomerase family protein — translation MAYENIRLEIEEAIAVLTIDRPKALNALNSKTLQELESAFNSLPTTVRALIITGGGDKAFVAGADIAEMASISSAQAREFAALGHRAFQTLEQLPIPTIAAVNGFALGGGCELALACDLIYASEKAKLGLPEVSLGVIPGFGGTQRLTRVVGKMRAKELIFTGERLDAAKAKEIGLVLEVLPADQLLAHCKAVAAKFLKNGPLAVSQAKRVIEFGADQDLRAANELERQGFAVLFGSEDQKEGMKAFLEKRPAGFTGK, via the coding sequence ATGGCTTACGAGAACATCCGGCTCGAGATCGAGGAGGCAATCGCCGTCCTCACCATCGACCGTCCCAAGGCGCTCAACGCCCTCAACAGCAAGACGCTCCAGGAGCTGGAGTCCGCGTTCAACTCCCTGCCCACCACCGTCCGAGCCCTCATCATCACGGGGGGTGGAGACAAGGCGTTCGTGGCGGGCGCGGACATCGCGGAGATGGCCTCCATCAGCTCGGCGCAGGCGCGCGAGTTCGCCGCGCTCGGCCACCGCGCCTTCCAGACGCTGGAGCAGCTCCCCATCCCGACCATCGCCGCGGTGAACGGCTTCGCGCTCGGCGGCGGATGTGAGCTGGCCCTGGCGTGCGATCTCATCTACGCCTCCGAGAAGGCGAAGCTGGGCCTGCCCGAGGTGAGCCTGGGCGTCATCCCCGGCTTCGGCGGCACGCAGCGCCTCACCCGCGTGGTGGGCAAGATGCGCGCGAAGGAGCTCATCTTCACGGGCGAGCGCCTGGACGCCGCCAAGGCGAAGGAGATCGGCCTGGTCCTCGAGGTGCTCCCGGCGGATCAGCTCCTGGCGCACTGCAAGGCGGTGGCGGCGAAGTTCCTCAAGAACGGGCCGCTCGCGGTATCGCAGGCCAAGCGGGTCATCGAGTTCGGCGCGGATCAGGATCTCCGGGCGGCCAACGAGCTGGAGCGCCAGGGCTTCGCGGTGCTCTTCGGCTCCGAGGACCAGAAGGAGGGCATGAAGGCCTTCCTCGAGAAGCGTCCGGCGGGCTTCACTGGCAAGTAG
- a CDS encoding acyl-CoA dehydrogenase family protein, giving the protein MNFELSDIQREIQRMCREFASRELTPNARKWDETHQWPTDAVKKLAELSLLGVAVPEQYGGAGLDNVCYALAMEEISRGCASTGVIMSVNNSLYCDPVMKFGNEAQKAEFLTPFARGDKLGCFGLTEPEAGSDAASQKTTAVRKGDEYIINGSKNWITNGPRADAIVLFTMTNKEAGNKGISAFLVPTNTPGFIRAEPDKKMGISAAHSCSMFFEDMRVPVRNLLGKEGDGFKIAMSTLDGGRIGIASQALGIARAAFEEAVRYSGERKTFGKAIREHQAIQFMIADMATEIDAARLLVLRAALLKDKGVRHSTESAMAKVYASEMASRVANKALQVHGGMGYSKEMDAERHVRDARITEIYEGTSEIQRIVISANLLKD; this is encoded by the coding sequence ATGAACTTCGAGCTGAGCGACATCCAGCGCGAGATCCAGCGGATGTGCCGCGAGTTCGCCTCGCGAGAGCTGACCCCCAATGCCCGCAAGTGGGACGAGACGCACCAGTGGCCCACCGATGCGGTGAAGAAGCTGGCCGAGCTGTCGCTGCTCGGCGTGGCCGTGCCGGAGCAGTACGGCGGCGCGGGGCTGGACAACGTCTGCTACGCGCTGGCCATGGAGGAGATCAGCCGCGGCTGCGCCTCCACCGGCGTCATCATGAGCGTGAACAACTCGCTCTACTGCGATCCGGTGATGAAGTTCGGCAACGAGGCGCAGAAGGCCGAGTTCCTCACGCCCTTCGCCCGGGGTGACAAGCTGGGCTGCTTCGGCCTCACGGAGCCCGAGGCGGGCAGCGACGCGGCCTCGCAGAAGACCACGGCCGTGCGCAAGGGTGACGAGTACATCATCAACGGCTCGAAGAACTGGATCACCAACGGCCCCAGGGCCGACGCCATCGTCCTGTTCACGATGACGAACAAGGAGGCGGGCAACAAGGGCATCTCCGCCTTCCTGGTGCCCACCAACACCCCGGGCTTCATCCGCGCCGAGCCGGACAAGAAGATGGGCATCAGCGCGGCGCACTCGTGCAGCATGTTCTTCGAGGACATGCGCGTGCCGGTCAGGAACCTCCTGGGCAAGGAGGGCGACGGCTTCAAGATCGCCATGAGCACGCTGGACGGCGGGCGCATCGGCATTGCCTCGCAGGCGCTGGGCATCGCCCGCGCGGCCTTCGAGGAGGCGGTGCGCTACTCGGGCGAGCGCAAGACGTTCGGCAAGGCCATCCGCGAGCACCAGGCCATCCAGTTCATGATCGCCGACATGGCCACGGAGATCGACGCGGCCCGGCTGCTGGTGCTGCGCGCGGCGCTGCTCAAGGACAAGGGCGTTCGCCACTCCACCGAGAGCGCGATGGCCAAGGTGTACGCCAGCGAAATGGCCAGCCGTGTGGCCAACAAGGCCCTGCAGGTGCATGGCGGCATGGGCTACTCCAAGGAAATGGACGCCGAGCGCCACGTGCGCGACGCGCGCATCACGGAGATCTACGAGGGGACGAGCGAGATCCAACGCATCGTCATCTCGGCCAACCTGTTGAAGGATTGA